The following are encoded in a window of Bacteroidota bacterium genomic DNA:
- a CDS encoding glutamine synthetase III, with translation MSTFRFKALETALSRTPVTVNTPEKSVSDFFGENVFGMKAMREYMSDEAFESVKSAIENSTKVDRKMADQIASGMKSWAIERGATHYTHWFQPLTGTTAEKHDAFFEPLPGGGAMEKFGGGQLVQQEPDASSFPNGGIRNTFEARGYTAWDPTSPAFLMGKTLCIPTIFVSYTGEALDFKTPLLKAVHFLDKAAVDVCQYFDKNVTKVQATLGWEQEYFLIDTALYNCRPDLMMTGRTLFGHAPAKGQQLEDHYFGSIPERATAFMREFEIEALRLGIPIKTRHNEVAPNQFECAPIFEEANLAVDHNQLLMDLMEKVAKRHNFRVLLHEKPFAGVNGSGKHNNWSMGTNTGKNLLSPGKTPKTNLQFLTFFVNTIKAFHDNADLLRASIASAGNDHRLGANEAPPAIMSVFIGTQLTQVLEELEKRVKSGKMTPDEKTALKLNIGKIPDILLDNTDRNRTSPFAFTGNKFEFRAVGSSANCAGPMMVLNTIMADQLVQFKKEVDALIAKDVEKDEAIFQVLRNYIVATKNILFEGNGYGEEWVKEAKKRGLNNIKTTPDALDAFVSKKSIKLFNDNGILNDREQHARYDIYLETYTKKIQIESRVMGDLAINHIIPTAIKYQNFLIENVRGLKDVFGVATMESTKSKQMQTAGAGYDDDSLKSKKSNSSAWMDASATQLDMINDISEHISVIKNSVDEMVEERKKANNIEDQKKKAVAYCEKVKPYFETIRYHVDKLELLIDDEMWPLPKYREMLFAK, from the coding sequence ATGTCTACATTCAGATTTAAAGCATTAGAAACAGCACTTTCAAGAACACCTGTTACCGTAAATACGCCCGAAAAAAGCGTATCTGATTTTTTTGGAGAAAATGTTTTTGGCATGAAAGCAATGCGCGAGTATATGTCGGACGAGGCGTTTGAAAGCGTTAAAAGCGCTATTGAAAATAGTACAAAGGTTGACCGCAAAATGGCCGATCAAATTGCTTCCGGAATGAAATCGTGGGCAATAGAAAGAGGGGCAACACATTATACACATTGGTTTCAGCCGCTTACTGGTACTACTGCCGAGAAGCACGATGCTTTTTTTGAGCCTTTGCCGGGTGGTGGAGCAATGGAGAAATTTGGAGGAGGACAATTGGTGCAACAAGAACCGGATGCATCCAGTTTCCCGAATGGAGGAATTAGAAATACATTCGAAGCAAGAGGTTATACCGCCTGGGATCCTACATCTCCGGCATTTTTGATGGGAAAAACACTTTGTATTCCTACCATATTTGTGTCTTATACAGGCGAAGCGCTTGATTTTAAAACACCACTATTAAAAGCCGTACATTTTTTAGATAAAGCAGCTGTAGATGTTTGTCAATATTTTGACAAAAATGTTACTAAAGTGCAAGCAACGCTAGGGTGGGAGCAGGAGTATTTTTTAATTGATACCGCATTATACAATTGCCGTCCGGATTTAATGATGACAGGACGAACGTTGTTTGGTCACGCACCTGCAAAGGGACAACAATTAGAAGATCATTATTTTGGATCAATTCCTGAAAGAGCTACTGCATTTATGAGAGAATTTGAAATAGAAGCGTTGCGCTTAGGTATTCCAATTAAAACTCGCCATAACGAGGTTGCTCCTAATCAATTTGAATGTGCTCCAATATTTGAAGAAGCTAATTTAGCTGTTGACCATAATCAGTTATTAATGGATTTGATGGAGAAGGTAGCAAAGCGTCATAACTTTAGAGTGCTTTTACACGAAAAACCTTTCGCAGGCGTAAACGGTTCGGGTAAACATAATAACTGGTCGATGGGAACAAATACCGGGAAAAACTTGTTAAGCCCGGGTAAAACACCAAAAACCAACCTCCAGTTTTTAACATTCTTTGTAAATACGATAAAAGCATTTCACGATAATGCAGATTTATTGCGTGCGAGTATTGCTTCGGCAGGTAACGATCATCGCTTGGGAGCAAACGAAGCGCCTCCTGCTATTATGTCTGTTTTTATTGGAACACAGTTAACGCAAGTGTTAGAAGAGCTTGAAAAGCGTGTAAAATCAGGAAAAATGACGCCTGATGAAAAAACAGCTCTGAAATTAAATATTGGAAAAATCCCCGATATTTTATTAGATAATACAGACAGAAACAGAACTTCTCCTTTTGCGTTTACAGGAAATAAGTTCGAATTCCGTGCTGTTGGGTCTTCTGCAAACTGTGCAGGACCAATGATGGTGTTGAATACCATTATGGCCGATCAATTGGTACAGTTTAAAAAAGAGGTTGATGCTCTTATTGCAAAAGATGTAGAAAAAGACGAGGCTATATTCCAAGTATTACGAAATTATATAGTTGCCACTAAAAATATTTTGTTCGAAGGAAATGGGTATGGCGAAGAATGGGTAAAAGAAGCGAAGAAGCGCGGCTTGAATAATATTAAAACTACTCCGGATGCGTTAGATGCTTTCGTTTCAAAAAAATCAATAAAGTTATTTAATGATAATGGCATCTTGAACGACCGCGAGCAACATGCCAGATACGATATCTATTTAGAAACATACACAAAGAAAATTCAGATAGAATCTCGTGTAATGGGTGATTTAGCGATAAATCATATTATTCCAACTGCCATTAAGTACCAGAATTTTTTAATTGAAAATGTTCGAGGGTTGAAAGATGTATTTGGTGTTGCAACCATGGAAAGTACAAAGTCTAAACAAATGCAAACTGCCGGTGCAGGATATGATGATGATAGTTTAAAGTCAAAAAAATCAAATAGTTCGGCATGGATGGATGCTTCGGCAACTCAGTTGGATATGATAAATGATATTTCCGAACATATTTCTGTTATCAAAAACAGTGTGGATGAAATGGTAGAAGAAAGAAAAAAAGCAAATAATATTGAAGATCAAAAAAAGAAAGCTGTTGCTTATTGCGAGAAAGTAAAACCGTATTTTGAAACTATCCGTTACCATGTAGATAAGCTGGAATTGCTTATTGATGATGAGATGTGGCCATTGCCAAAATACAGAGAAATGTTATTTGCAAAATAG